The proteins below come from a single Acidimicrobiia bacterium genomic window:
- the rplJ gene encoding 50S ribosomal protein L10 — protein sequence MPRPEKVQAVADIKARIEGSQAVFLAEYAGLSVKDQQTLRRELRASGAEFRVVKMTLARLAVADLDIEAFDELLVGPTGLAFSDGDAVTAAKALKDFAKAHDVFVIKGGLLGNEFVTPETISTLADIEPRDVLLAKLAGAMKAPMANLAGLLAALPRNAASVFQQLLARKEQEAPAVDDEPVGPAEDETPVETSSSGDEVAEDRSDEVPEIDDTQTDGDTEDEEAETEVSIDDEADDEADTDDAAPSADGEEE from the coding sequence ATGCCGCGACCAGAGAAGGTTCAGGCAGTCGCCGACATCAAAGCGCGTATCGAAGGATCACAAGCTGTGTTCCTCGCCGAGTACGCGGGCCTTTCGGTCAAGGATCAGCAAACCCTACGGCGTGAGCTGCGTGCAAGTGGAGCCGAGTTCAGGGTCGTGAAGATGACCCTCGCCCGGCTCGCTGTAGCCGACTTGGACATTGAGGCCTTCGACGAGTTGCTGGTCGGCCCGACCGGACTCGCCTTCAGCGACGGGGATGCGGTGACGGCAGCCAAGGCGCTCAAGGACTTCGCCAAGGCCCACGATGTCTTCGTGATCAAGGGGGGTTTGCTCGGGAACGAGTTCGTGACGCCCGAGACGATCTCCACGCTCGCGGACATCGAGCCTCGCGATGTGCTCCTCGCGAAGCTTGCCGGCGCCATGAAGGCACCGATGGCGAACCTCGCCGGGCTTCTCGCTGCACTTCCACGAAACGCGGCATCGGTGTTCCAGCAGCTTCTCGCCCGGAAGGAGCAGGAAGCACCTGCGGTCGATGACGAGCCAGTTGGTCCGGCCGAGGATGAAACCCCGGTCGAGACATCGTCAAGTGGCGACGAGGTCGCCGAGGACCGAAGCGACGAGGTGCCCGAGATCGACGACACACAGACCGATGGCGACACCGAAGACGAAGAAGCCGAGACCGAAGTATCCATAGATGATGAGGCCGATGATGAAGCCGACACCGACGACGCTGCGCCATCTGCCGATGGCGAGGAGGAATAA
- the rplA gene encoding 50S ribosomal protein L1 has product MRVSRKAAEAQRSYDHEAVYAPEDALGLVKSLAYAKFDESIDVVFQLGIDARQADQIVRGTVSLPHGSGKDVRVAVFANEQAKEAEAAGADLVGGEDLAEQISSGAVALDWDVTVAAPDMMPVVGKLGQVLGPRGLMPNPKSGTVTTDVAKTVAEFKAGRVEYRNDRYGNVHIPIGRVSFEIDKLVDNFLTVADEIKRARPASSKGVFMRKISLSSSMGPGIKVDTTAVNDLLKTRR; this is encoded by the coding sequence ATGCGTGTTTCAAGGAAGGCTGCCGAAGCGCAGCGGAGCTACGATCATGAGGCGGTGTACGCACCCGAGGACGCCCTCGGCCTCGTCAAGAGCCTTGCGTATGCGAAGTTCGACGAGTCGATCGATGTGGTGTTCCAGCTCGGCATCGATGCTCGACAGGCAGACCAGATCGTCCGCGGTACCGTGTCGCTTCCTCACGGCTCGGGCAAGGATGTTCGCGTTGCCGTCTTCGCCAATGAGCAAGCCAAAGAGGCAGAGGCAGCGGGAGCTGATCTCGTCGGCGGCGAGGATCTCGCCGAGCAGATCTCGAGCGGAGCGGTGGCCCTCGACTGGGATGTGACCGTTGCGGCCCCCGACATGATGCCCGTTGTCGGAAAGCTCGGTCAGGTCCTCGGCCCCCGCGGCCTGATGCCAAACCCGAAATCCGGAACCGTGACGACCGATGTCGCCAAGACCGTCGCCGAATTCAAAGCCGGACGCGTCGAATACCGAAACGACCGGTACGGCAATGTCCACATCCCGATCGGCAGGGTCTCGTTCGAGATCGACAAACTGGTCGACAACTTCCTCACCGTGGCCGACGAGATCAAGCGTGCCCGCCCAGCATCGTCCAAGGGCGTGTTCATGCGCAAGATCTCGCTCAGCTCGTCGATGGGTCCCGGCATCAAGGTCGACACAACGGCCGTCAACGATCTGCTCAAGACACGACGATAA
- the rplK gene encoding 50S ribosomal protein L11, translating to MGRKKLMTVLKLQIPAGQASPAPPVGPALGQHGVNIMDFVQAYNAETASQSGTIIPVEISIYEDRSFTFITKTPPAAVLLRQAARVEKGSAIPHKEKVGSVTKAQVREIAETKMPDLNANDIDNAMRIVEGTARSMGLTVVDA from the coding sequence ATGGGCCGCAAGAAACTGATGACGGTGCTCAAGCTCCAGATCCCGGCAGGCCAGGCAAGCCCGGCGCCACCGGTGGGTCCTGCGCTTGGCCAGCACGGCGTCAACATCATGGACTTCGTTCAGGCATACAACGCCGAAACTGCCTCCCAATCGGGCACCATCATTCCGGTCGAGATCTCCATCTACGAGGATCGCTCGTTCACCTTCATCACCAAGACGCCACCAGCAGCCGTGCTCCTGCGTCAGGCGGCGCGGGTCGAGAAGGGATCGGCGATCCCTCACAAGGAGAAGGTCGGATCGGTCACCAAGGCACAGGTGCGGGAGATCGCCGAGACGAAGATGCCTGATCTGAATGCGAACGACATCGACAACGCGATGCGCATCGTGGAGGGGACCGCCCGGTCGATGGGACTCACCGTGGTGGATGCCTAG
- the nusG gene encoding transcription termination/antitermination protein NusG — MAVEEVQIDEEVDVEGADEAVERPLSPYDLPGAWYVIHSYSGYENKVKVNLETRVKSMHLEDKVFDVVIPMEDVVEYKAGKKVTVERKKFPGYVLVRMYMDDDSWYAVRNTPNVTGFVSGAKPTPLSRKEVEHILGVAKEEGAKKAKPTFKPAWEVGETVRVVEGPFADFNGVIEDINVDQSKVRVLVDIFGRETPVELNFDQIIKY, encoded by the coding sequence ATGGCGGTTGAAGAAGTCCAAATTGACGAAGAAGTCGATGTCGAGGGTGCCGACGAGGCCGTCGAAAGGCCGCTGAGCCCCTACGACCTCCCGGGTGCCTGGTATGTGATCCATTCCTACTCGGGTTACGAGAACAAGGTCAAGGTGAACCTCGAAACCCGGGTCAAGTCGATGCACCTCGAGGACAAGGTGTTCGATGTCGTGATCCCGATGGAGGATGTCGTCGAATACAAGGCAGGCAAGAAAGTCACCGTGGAACGCAAGAAGTTCCCCGGCTATGTCCTCGTCCGCATGTACATGGATGACGATTCCTGGTACGCCGTTCGCAATACGCCGAATGTCACCGGGTTCGTTTCCGGCGCCAAGCCGACACCCCTGTCGCGCAAGGAAGTCGAACACATCCTTGGCGTCGCGAAGGAAGAGGGCGCAAAGAAGGCGAAGCCCACCTTCAAGCCGGCCTGGGAAGTCGGAGAGACCGTACGCGTGGTCGAGGGCCCATTCGCGGACTTCAACGGGGTCATCGAGGACATCAATGTCGACCAGTCCAAGGTCAGGGTCCTCGTCGACATCTTCGGGCGGGAAACCCCCGTCGAGCTGAACTTCGACCAGATCATCAAATACTGA
- the secE gene encoding preprotein translocase subunit SecE yields MNREMRRLQAKEEERAKKRRSEGPRQKKSKQGEKLSLIQRTTKYFREVRQELKKVAWPSREELTTYSVVVFGVTTILTLVVFGLDWGFNRAVIKVLDAII; encoded by the coding sequence GTGAATCGTGAAATGAGACGCCTTCAGGCGAAGGAGGAGGAGCGCGCGAAGAAGCGTCGCTCCGAAGGTCCGCGCCAGAAGAAGTCGAAGCAAGGCGAGAAGCTCAGCCTGATCCAGCGAACCACGAAGTACTTCCGCGAGGTCAGGCAGGAACTGAAGAAGGTGGCCTGGCCGTCTCGTGAGGAGCTCACGACCTACTCCGTCGTGGTGTTCGGCGTGACGACGATTCTGACATTGGTCGTCTTCGGCCTTGACTGGGGTTTCAATCGGGCGGTCATCAAAGTACTGGATGCGATCATCTGA
- a CDS encoding DUF559 domain-containing protein, whose translation MSDDRIAARIESGSWDRLGRGVYRLLPARDGTDLARGAVAALRGAVVSHMTAAGLHGIGVASSRAVVTVHPRTTHIFPGVRVVRSSDLLSEHSTVIDGLPVTKVARTLVDLAADLQLTQLERLVDDAIASGKTTAAELAGMHRQIGRRGKPGTSRMRQVLGGVYTVDIPPSVLEARFRRLVDGARIDDYEVEYPIPWSPMERFDFAFPSRKLAIELDGFQWHRSKKTFENDRRRDRDAVVNGWKVMRFTWSDISNSPSSVVETVRTALRQIPPG comes from the coding sequence ATGTCAGACGACCGCATCGCCGCCCGGATCGAGTCCGGCTCGTGGGATCGACTCGGTCGTGGAGTCTATCGCCTGTTGCCCGCCCGTGACGGTACCGATCTTGCCCGAGGAGCCGTTGCCGCCCTGAGGGGCGCGGTGGTGTCTCACATGACAGCCGCGGGATTACACGGAATCGGCGTCGCCAGTTCTCGAGCAGTGGTCACCGTGCACCCACGGACGACGCATATCTTTCCCGGGGTTCGGGTTGTCAGATCATCGGACTTGTTGTCTGAGCACTCAACCGTGATCGACGGGCTACCGGTCACGAAAGTCGCCCGTACCCTGGTCGACTTGGCCGCAGATCTGCAGCTGACGCAGCTGGAGCGCTTGGTAGATGACGCCATCGCCAGTGGGAAGACCACTGCCGCGGAACTCGCGGGAATGCACCGCCAAATCGGTCGACGAGGCAAGCCGGGAACGTCGCGCATGCGGCAGGTACTTGGTGGCGTATACACGGTAGACATCCCGCCCTCCGTCCTCGAAGCTCGGTTCCGTCGACTCGTCGACGGGGCACGAATCGATGATTACGAGGTTGAGTACCCTATACCCTGGTCACCAATGGAGCGGTTCGACTTCGCATTTCCGAGCCGTAAGTTGGCGATCGAGCTTGACGGATTCCAGTGGCACCGAAGCAAAAAGACGTTCGAGAACGACCGCCGGCGAGATCGTGACGCGGTGGTCAACGGTTGGAAGGTTATGAGGTTCACCTGGTCAGACATTTCCAATTCTCCCTCTTCGGTTGTCGAGACCGTTCGCACGGCGCTCCGACAGATCCCACCAGGCTGA
- a CDS encoding RNA polymerase sigma factor, with translation MYRERVEPLEPYDLVDRARQGDRDAFGELVRRHQHEVYTLAVRLVRDRDLAEDVAQDAFVRAWRAIPGFRGDAKFTTWLHRITVNTAWTHRTRRNRVRLDPIDELNREPESTVIDPARAGVSAAMAPHIEQALLGLSDGVRAVVVLKDVYEWTHAEIAAHLDISVTAAKVRLHRGRKDLRAALRGSVGAVT, from the coding sequence ATGTATCGGGAACGGGTCGAACCCCTCGAACCGTACGATCTGGTCGATCGCGCTCGGCAGGGCGACCGGGATGCCTTTGGCGAGCTCGTGCGGCGCCACCAACACGAGGTGTACACATTGGCCGTGCGGCTGGTTCGAGACCGAGACCTCGCCGAGGATGTCGCGCAGGACGCCTTCGTGCGCGCATGGCGAGCGATACCAGGTTTCCGTGGCGATGCCAAGTTCACAACTTGGCTGCATCGCATCACCGTGAACACGGCATGGACCCACCGGACACGACGGAACCGGGTGCGGCTCGATCCGATCGATGAGCTGAACCGTGAGCCGGAATCGACGGTCATCGATCCGGCGCGGGCAGGTGTATCGGCAGCGATGGCACCACACATCGAACAGGCCCTCCTCGGACTCTCAGACGGTGTGCGCGCCGTGGTCGTGCTCAAGGATGTGTACGAGTGGACCCATGCCGAAATCGCGGCGCATCTCGACATTTCCGTCACCGCCGCGAAGGTCCGCCTGCACCGCGGCCGGAAGGATCTGCGAGCGGCCCTGCGTGGCTCGGTAGGAGCGGTGACATGA
- a CDS encoding MaoC/PaaZ C-terminal domain-containing protein yields MTDNPTPADLVGHTIGPVQVAVTADGVAAYVTATSGDPAAWVDEAPPGYASVLLFAVADGFLYDPRIIAYTATLMHVDQSFEYSTPIRAGTDQVVTGTISKVRERGGSFFVTFEATAESRGEVTVRSVSTFLLSNRAAERPPDEHTEPGVWEVARNERSGEALLRSASRSDLVRYAAATRDFNPLHWDHASAVSAGMPGVVVHGLLMLGWMVQAALTYGRIRSVKVRFKSALFPAEQAMVQATADGDTVRLFLDRDGETLVTGTATVMAEEA; encoded by the coding sequence ATGACGGACAACCCCACGCCAGCTGATCTCGTCGGTCACACGATCGGACCGGTCCAGGTCGCGGTGACCGCCGACGGGGTGGCTGCGTATGTGACCGCAACTTCTGGCGACCCGGCCGCGTGGGTCGACGAAGCCCCACCCGGATACGCCTCGGTGTTGCTGTTCGCCGTTGCGGACGGATTCCTCTACGACCCCCGGATCATCGCCTACACGGCAACGCTCATGCATGTCGACCAGTCGTTCGAGTACTCCACACCGATCCGGGCCGGAACGGACCAGGTCGTCACGGGAACCATCAGCAAGGTTCGCGAGCGCGGCGGTTCGTTCTTTGTGACCTTTGAGGCAACGGCCGAGTCGCGCGGCGAGGTAACGGTGCGATCCGTTTCGACCTTCCTCTTGTCCAATCGTGCAGCTGAGCGGCCACCCGACGAGCACACCGAGCCCGGTGTGTGGGAAGTGGCTCGCAACGAGCGGTCCGGGGAGGCGCTGCTGCGGTCGGCGAGCCGGAGCGATCTCGTCCGGTACGCAGCGGCGACGAGGGACTTCAATCCTCTTCACTGGGACCATGCGTCGGCAGTGTCGGCCGGGATGCCGGGCGTTGTTGTGCACGGGCTCCTGATGTTGGGCTGGATGGTCCAAGCGGCACTCACATACGGACGGATTCGGAGTGTGAAGGTCCGGTTCAAAAGCGCCCTGTTCCCAGCCGAGCAGGCGATGGTGCAGGCAACGGCCGATGGTGATACGGTGCGTTTGTTCTTGGATCGAGACGGGGAAACCCTGGTAACTGGAACGGCAACGGTGATGGCGGAAGAGGCGTAA
- the rpmG gene encoding 50S ribosomal protein L33: MASDKRPPITLACESCKRRNYVTTKNKTNTRDRLELKKFCKWCREQTPHRETR; this comes from the coding sequence ATGGCCAGTGATAAGCGACCGCCGATCACGCTCGCCTGCGAGTCGTGTAAACGGCGCAACTATGTCACCACGAAGAACAAGACCAACACGAGGGACCGCCTCGAGTTGAAGAAGTTCTGCAAGTGGTGTCGTGAGCAAACTCCTCACAGAGAAACGCGTTAG
- the tuf gene encoding elongation factor Tu, producing the protein MAKQKFERSKPHVNVGTMGHIDHGKTTLTAAITKVLAESGSGSSVFTAFEDIDKAPEERERGITIAIAHVEYETENRHYAHVDMPGHADYVKNMITGAAQVDGAILVVSAADGPMPQTREHVLLARQVGVPALVVFMNKVDQVDDDELLDLVELEVRELLSEYEFPGDEVPVVRGSALKALEGDASAAEAIVELMAAVDSYIEEPVRDTDKPFAMPVEDVFSITGRGTVVTGRIESGTLKVGDQVEIVGLRDSQTTTVTGIEMFRKLLDEGRAGDNVGLLLRGIGKDDVERGQVVAAPGSITPHTVFEANVYVLTKDEGGRHNPFFDGYRPQFYFRTTDVTGAVALPSGTEMVMPGDNTEMTVTLGKPIAMDEGLRFAIREGGRTVGAGRVTKIIE; encoded by the coding sequence ATGGCGAAGCAGAAGTTTGAGCGGTCGAAGCCGCATGTGAATGTTGGGACGATGGGTCATATTGATCATGGGAAGACGACGTTGACGGCTGCGATTACGAAGGTGTTGGCTGAGTCTGGGTCTGGGTCGTCTGTGTTTACGGCGTTTGAGGATATTGATAAGGCGCCTGAGGAGCGTGAGCGGGGGATCACGATTGCGATTGCTCATGTGGAGTATGAGACGGAGAATCGGCATTATGCGCATGTGGATATGCCGGGGCATGCGGATTATGTCAAGAACATGATTACGGGTGCTGCGCAGGTGGATGGGGCGATTTTGGTGGTGTCTGCTGCTGATGGTCCGATGCCTCAGACGCGTGAGCATGTGTTGTTGGCTCGTCAGGTTGGGGTGCCTGCGTTGGTGGTGTTTATGAACAAGGTTGATCAGGTTGATGACGATGAGTTGTTGGATCTGGTGGAGCTTGAGGTTCGTGAGTTGTTGTCTGAGTATGAGTTTCCTGGTGATGAGGTGCCGGTGGTGCGGGGTTCTGCGTTGAAGGCGTTGGAGGGGGATGCGTCTGCTGCTGAGGCGATTGTTGAGTTGATGGCTGCGGTGGATTCGTATATTGAAGAGCCGGTTCGTGATACGGATAAGCCGTTTGCGATGCCGGTTGAGGATGTGTTTTCGATTACGGGTCGTGGCACGGTGGTGACGGGCCGGATTGAGTCTGGGACGCTCAAGGTGGGGGATCAGGTTGAGATTGTTGGGTTGCGTGATTCGCAGACCACGACGGTGACGGGGATTGAGATGTTCCGTAAGTTGTTAGATGAGGGTCGTGCTGGTGACAATGTGGGGTTGTTGTTGCGGGGTATTGGCAAAGATGATGTTGAGCGTGGTCAGGTGGTGGCGGCTCCTGGTTCGATTACGCCCCATACGGTGTTTGAGGCCAATGTGTATGTGTTGACCAAAGATGAGGGTGGGCGTCACAATCCGTTCTTTGATGGGTATCGGCCCCAGTTCTATTTCCGTACAACGGATGTGACGGGTGCGGTTGCGTTGCCGTCTGGGACTGAGATGGTGATGCCTGGTGATAACACTGAGATGACGGTCACATTGGGGAAACCGATCGCGATGGATGAAGGGTTACGGTTCGCGATTCGTGAAGGTGGCCGCACGGTTGGTGCAGGCCGAGTCACCAAAATCATTGAGTAG
- a CDS encoding MarR family transcriptional regulator produces the protein MTTVKMKSTPASDAWRSVMTAFTRVNTVLSREMSDEMGISLEWYSILLILAQSDEASMRPSDLADQIGLSRSATTRFIDRLESDGLVERRSCASDRRGTFVALTPRGAEVFTEAGRVHLRGIEEHVGSHLTGEELARLEVLLGKLARRVGGNALSALVPARSTGSNLGEG, from the coding sequence ATGACGACGGTGAAGATGAAGTCCACGCCCGCATCGGACGCGTGGAGAAGCGTGATGACAGCCTTCACGCGGGTGAACACCGTCCTTTCCCGCGAGATGAGCGATGAAATGGGCATATCCCTCGAGTGGTACTCCATCCTTCTGATTCTCGCCCAGTCCGATGAGGCGTCGATGCGGCCAAGCGATCTCGCAGATCAGATCGGGTTGAGCCGTAGCGCGACCACTCGGTTCATCGATCGACTCGAGTCCGATGGCCTCGTCGAACGTCGCTCTTGCGCCTCCGACCGCCGGGGAACCTTCGTTGCGCTCACACCCAGGGGCGCAGAAGTGTTCACAGAAGCAGGTCGTGTCCACCTCCGAGGGATTGAGGAACACGTCGGGTCACACCTCACCGGTGAGGAACTTGCCCGACTTGAGGTGCTACTCGGAAAACTCGCACGCCGGGTTGGCGGCAATGCGCTCTCGGCCCTCGTTCCAGCCCGCTCGACAGGCTCGAATCTCGGAGAAGGCTGA
- a CDS encoding YceI family protein: MSTTTQNPTRTVDGATVPAVGKWDIDGSHTSAEFVARHLMVTRVRGGFGSIAGTVDVAEDPTDSVVEVTIDTASITTGDDERDAHLKSADFFDVENHPEMKFVSTAVRAAGSSWILEGDLTIKGVTRPVTLDFDFAGVATDPWGNQKAAFSATTTINREDWDLSWNVALETGGVLVSKKINIEIEMQAARSRS; encoded by the coding sequence ATGTCAACAACAACCCAGAATCCCACCCGCACGGTCGATGGCGCCACGGTCCCTGCCGTCGGTAAGTGGGATATCGATGGCTCCCATACCTCAGCGGAATTCGTGGCCCGCCACTTGATGGTCACGAGAGTCCGCGGCGGTTTCGGTTCCATTGCGGGCACGGTCGATGTAGCAGAGGACCCAACCGATTCCGTGGTCGAGGTCACGATCGACACCGCGTCGATCACGACCGGAGACGATGAGCGTGATGCTCATCTCAAGTCCGCCGACTTCTTCGATGTCGAGAATCATCCCGAGATGAAGTTCGTATCAACGGCAGTGCGTGCCGCCGGGTCATCTTGGATCCTTGAAGGCGATCTCACCATCAAGGGTGTCACAAGGCCCGTGACCCTTGACTTTGACTTCGCCGGTGTTGCCACCGACCCGTGGGGAAACCAGAAGGCTGCCTTCTCGGCGACCACCACAATCAACCGAGAGGACTGGGATCTGAGCTGGAACGTTGCCCTCGAAACCGGCGGCGTGCTCGTCTCGAAGAAGATCAACATCGAGATCGAGATGCAAGCTGCTCGGTCACGCAGCTAG
- a CDS encoding zinc metalloprotease HtpX, producing the protein MNNLKTTALLAFLGALFIGVGYLIGGTSGGIIALGFAVVFNFAMYFFSDKIALKSARATPVEAHELPDVYQIVSSLAQRERMPMPDIYLIDSPQPNAFATGRSPRHAAVAVTTGILDILDHRELEGVLGHELAHVKNRDILISTIAATIAAALTLLARMAFWGGMGRRRDNGATAIVGLVAMILAPIAAALIQMAISRSREFEADHDGAESTGSPLALASALEKISMGTARHPMQVNPAVSQLFIADPLKAFGSRGPGRMSKMFSTHPPIEERIARLHRMASGIR; encoded by the coding sequence ATGAACAACCTCAAGACGACGGCGCTCCTTGCGTTCCTCGGGGCGCTGTTCATCGGTGTCGGTTACCTGATCGGTGGCACCTCGGGCGGGATCATCGCCCTCGGTTTTGCGGTCGTCTTCAACTTTGCGATGTACTTCTTCTCCGACAAGATCGCACTCAAGTCGGCTCGTGCAACGCCGGTCGAGGCCCACGAGCTCCCCGATGTGTATCAGATCGTGTCATCCCTCGCGCAGCGCGAGAGGATGCCGATGCCGGACATCTACCTCATCGACTCGCCCCAACCGAACGCTTTCGCCACGGGGCGCAGCCCGCGGCACGCTGCCGTTGCCGTTACGACCGGCATCCTCGACATCTTGGATCATCGTGAACTCGAGGGAGTTCTCGGGCACGAGCTCGCGCATGTCAAGAACCGTGACATTCTCATCTCGACCATCGCAGCAACCATCGCCGCCGCGCTCACGCTCCTTGCAAGGATGGCGTTTTGGGGTGGCATGGGTCGGCGTCGGGACAACGGTGCGACCGCGATCGTCGGACTCGTTGCGATGATCCTCGCCCCGATCGCTGCTGCCCTGATCCAGATGGCGATCAGCCGTTCGCGGGAGTTCGAGGCGGACCACGACGGAGCCGAGTCGACCGGCTCGCCCCTTGCACTTGCGAGTGCGCTCGAAAAGATCAGTATGGGAACGGCCCGTCATCCGATGCAGGTCAACCCTGCCGTGTCCCAGCTGTTCATCGCCGATCCGCTCAAGGCATTCGGCTCGCGCGGTCCCGGCCGGATGTCGAAGATGTTCTCGACGCACCCTCCCATCGAGGAGCGCATCGCGCGCCTCCACCGCATGGCGTCGGGTATCCGCTGA
- a CDS encoding SAM-dependent methyltransferase, whose translation MLSQILEHIEASGPMPFDVFMEMCLYDENHGFFAAGRGGPGATADFVTAPEISPLFGTLVGEWAKARIRDDWIVVEIGGGTGALLGPMLGVVGGIDTYVIERSRPAREGIIASIPGTKAVRSIGEIAAKGAVVVMNEVLDNIPAAIVRRTPEGWIEVAVGADDGSLCLVDLSVRPEVASWASEHIGSVPVGTVASVQLRASDLVAQVFEAFDEVALVVFDYGGVADELAARPPGEVVRTYRRQRTGFDYLRHPGETDITVDVNTDAVASVATTAGADVESQLQSDFLRSLGAQETLDRLKQQEIACAKAGDVMGQLKARSDGLALRALLDPAGFGGFAVVTAERISRVD comes from the coding sequence ATGCTTTCGCAGATTCTCGAACACATCGAGGCCTCCGGGCCGATGCCCTTCGATGTGTTCATGGAGATGTGTCTCTACGACGAGAACCACGGCTTCTTCGCAGCAGGCCGAGGCGGGCCCGGTGCCACCGCGGACTTCGTGACGGCGCCCGAGATCAGTCCGCTGTTCGGTACCTTGGTTGGGGAGTGGGCGAAGGCCCGAATCCGAGACGATTGGATCGTCGTCGAGATCGGGGGCGGGACAGGTGCCCTCCTCGGCCCGATGCTCGGGGTCGTCGGCGGGATCGATACCTATGTCATCGAGCGGTCGAGGCCGGCGCGGGAAGGCATCATTGCTTCGATACCCGGTACGAAGGCCGTCCGGTCGATTGGGGAGATCGCTGCGAAGGGGGCGGTCGTCGTGATGAACGAGGTCCTCGACAACATTCCGGCTGCGATCGTTCGCCGGACGCCAGAGGGATGGATCGAGGTGGCCGTTGGTGCCGACGACGGGTCGCTCTGTCTCGTCGATCTTTCCGTTCGGCCGGAGGTCGCAAGTTGGGCCTCCGAACATATCGGCAGTGTTCCCGTGGGCACCGTTGCTTCGGTACAGCTTCGGGCATCCGACCTGGTCGCTCAAGTGTTCGAGGCGTTCGATGAGGTGGCGCTTGTCGTGTTCGACTACGGCGGCGTCGCTGATGAGCTCGCAGCCAGGCCCCCCGGAGAGGTTGTTCGTACCTATCGCCGCCAACGCACCGGTTTCGACTACCTGCGTCACCCCGGAGAGACCGACATCACGGTCGATGTCAACACCGATGCCGTGGCCTCGGTCGCTACCACGGCGGGAGCAGATGTCGAGTCGCAGCTCCAGAGCGACTTCCTCCGGTCACTCGGCGCGCAAGAGACCCTCGACCGTCTGAAACAGCAGGAGATTGCCTGCGCCAAGGCGGGTGATGTGATGGGTCAGCTGAAGGCTCGATCCGACGGACTCGCCCTCCGCGCGCTACTCGACCCAGCAGGTTTCGGGGGGTTCGCGGTCGTGACGGCCGAACGGATTTCCCGCGTGGATTGA
- a CDS encoding nucleotidyltransferase family protein, translated as MAEADAGRSATVRFAAIVLAAGESSRMGAPKMTLPFRGSTMVEAVVAAASASGAEPVVVVTGFHGEEVASAVRDRAVLVDNPDPTAGNASSLRVGLAVLDDVDAAAVLLGDMPGVDPEVVRLLATRVIASGATAGIVHYTDGPGHPIVLSSASFLTAATLEGPRALWRFIARLDEREVLELGVNSASPVDVNTTADYHTLLERDR; from the coding sequence ATAGCCGAAGCCGACGCCGGACGATCGGCAACGGTCCGGTTCGCCGCGATCGTACTGGCTGCTGGCGAGTCGTCGCGTATGGGTGCGCCGAAGATGACCCTGCCGTTTCGTGGATCGACGATGGTCGAAGCCGTCGTCGCGGCAGCGTCCGCCTCGGGCGCCGAGCCGGTTGTGGTGGTGACCGGCTTCCACGGTGAGGAGGTGGCTTCAGCGGTGCGAGACCGCGCCGTCCTTGTCGACAACCCGGATCCAACGGCCGGGAATGCCTCATCGTTGCGGGTAGGCCTCGCGGTGCTCGACGATGTTGATGCCGCTGCGGTACTCCTGGGAGACATGCCCGGCGTCGATCCTGAAGTCGTCCGACTCCTCGCGACCCGGGTGATCGCCTCGGGAGCAACCGCGGGGATCGTTCACTACACCGACGGACCGGGACATCCGATTGTTCTCTCGTCGGCCTCGTTTCTCACGGCTGCGACGCTCGAGGGTCCACGCGCACTGTGGAGATTCATTGCCAGACTTGACGAGCGTGAGGTGCTTGAGCTCGGGGTGAACTCGGCAAGTCCGGTCGATGTGAACACCACGGCCGACTACCACACCCTGCTGGAGCGCGATCGGTGA